The DNA sequence CTGCGGACGAACGATGTCGGGTGCGATTTACTGCTGGGGCTACAACGGTTTGGGCCAGCTGGGCGACGGCACCCAAGCCGACCGGGGTTCCCCGGTGTCCGTAACAGGGCCAGCCATGTCCACGATCTCGGCGGGGAGCGCCGTGAGCTGTGCAACGGCGACGGGCGGGGTAAGCTATTGCTGGGGTGAAGACAATTTCGAACAGCTGGGCAACGGGAACGGCGAGAACCCGTGCATGATCAAGGAGTTCCGGCATCGCTGCTCCACAACCCCGGTTGCCGTGCAGCCGGCGATCAGCTTTGGGGTCCTCGCGCCGGGCTTCGTTCACGTATGTGCGCTGACCCCAGTGGGAGCAGCCTGGTGCTGGGGCGACAACACGCTGGGGCAGTTGGGGACGGGGAGCGCCAGCAGCGCGACCGCAATGGCCGTAGCCCACCCACAGCCGTTCGAGGACATCGACACGGGCCAGTTCCACACCTGCGCCATAACCAGCACCTACGCCGTCCAGTGCTGGGGCGAGAACTCGTCCGGGCAACTGGGAGATGGAACCGCGTCCCGGCGCCATACTCCTACGTCCATTGCCGGCGGCACTCTCCCGCAGGGCTGAAGTAGACGTGGATCTCAGTTCCAGGGCTCACGTCGAGTGGCTGATCAGGAGGCTGCCGTGGACACCCGCGAACCCGCGGTAAGCCTCTCGGAGGTGCTTTCGGCGCTGTCGCACGCGCTGGACCTGACGGAGGGGCAGCCGCAGGGCCACACCCTGCGCACCTGCGCCATCGGCATGCGGCTGGGCGAAGAGGCGGGGCTGGATGCCGAGGCCCGCTCGGCTTTGTACTATGCCCTGCTGCTGAAGGATGCCGGCTGCTCCAGCAACGCCCAGCGCTTCGCCTCGCTGTTCGGCACGGCCGACCAGCGCGGCAAGTACCAGATGAAGCTCACCGACTGGCACCACCGCGGCCGGCTGGCGCTGCGGACGGCGGCCACGGCGGGCGCTGGGCGGCCGCTCTGGGCGCGGGTGAAGCACTTTGCCCGAATCGCCCAGGAAGACGACCTCACGCGCGACCTCATCCAGATCCGCTGCGACCGCGGGGCCAACATCGCGCTGCAGCTCGGTTTTCCGTCGCAAACGGCCGAGGCCATCCGCTCGCTCGACGAGCACTGGTGCGGCAAGGGCTACCCGGAGGGCAAACGCGAGCACGAGATCCCGCTCCTGGCGCGCATCGCCAACCTGGCGCAGTGCGTGGAGATCTTCCATGCCCGCGACGGCCGGCGCGGCGCGCTTCGTGTCGCCCGCCAGCGGCGCGGCACGTGGTTCGATCCCGACCTCGTCGACGTGCTGCTGGGCTGGGGCCGCGACGAGGCGTGGTGGAACGAGCTTCGCCAGCCGCACATCCTGGAGCGCGTGGTGGCCGAGGAGCCGCGCGACCGCAGGCGGGGTGCCGACGAGGAGATGCTGAACACGGTCGCCGGCGCCTTCGCCGACATCGTCGACGCCAAATCGCCCTACACGTTCCGCCACTCCACGAACGTCGCCATGTACGCGGTGCGGATGGCGGAGGAGATGGGGCTGGACGACGCGGACGTGCGCCGACTGCACCTGGGCGGACTGCTTCACGACATCGGCAAGCTGGGCGTCAGCAGCCGCATCCTGGAAAAGCCCGGGCGGCTCGACGACGACGAGCGCAAGGAAATCGAGCGCCACCCGCTACACACGTGGGCCATCCTGTCGCGCGTGGGCGCCTTCCAGGGATTCGCCCGGATGTCGGCGCTTCACCATGAAAAGCTGGACGGCAGCGGCTATCCCTGGGGCGTGGGCGCGGACGAACTCGAGCCGGCGGCGCGCATCCTGGCCGTGGCCGACATCTACGAAGCGCTCACCGCCGACCGCCCGTACCGCGCCGGGATGACGCCGGACGCCGCGCTCGCCATCCTGCGAAAGGATGCCGGCCCGCGCCTGTGGCCCGACGCGGTGGATGCCCTGTCGCGCCTGGCCTGAACCCGGAGAAGGCGATGCGGGCTGAAGAAATTCTGGAGGCGAGTGTCTACGCGTCGGACCTGGACGCGGCGGAGCGCTTCTACACGAGCGTGCTGGGGTTGGAGGTAATGCAGCGGGTGGAGGGGCGCCACGTGTTCTTTCGCTGCGGCGCACGGGTGCTGCTGGTCTTCAACCCCGAGCGCACGCGCGAAGGCGGGGTGATTCCCGGCCACGGTGGCGAGGGCCCGGGACACGTATGCTTCGCCATTCGCGAGCAGGAGATCGATGCATGGCGCGAGCGCCTGCAGGCCGCCGGCGTGCCCATCGAGACGGAGCACCGGTGGCCAAGCGGCGGCTTCTCGTTGTACTTCCGCGATCCGGTCGGCAACAGCCTGGAACTGGGCACCCCCCGCATCTGGACGATCGACGAACGGGACGTGTTCGGGGCGGCGAAGGTGGGATGACCCATTCCCACGGCACCCCCGCATCCCCGCACTCCCGCACCCGAAAGCTCGGCGTGCTCGGCACGTTCGTGTGGGACACCATCTGGACCCTGGCCGACGTGCAGGCCGGGCGGGCGTTCGAAACGTGGGGCGGCGTGGCGTACTCGCTCGCCGCGGTCGCTGCGGCACGACCGCCCGGGTGGGAGATCGTGCCGCTGGCCCGCGTGGGCGCCGACCTGTCTGACGAGGCGCACGCGTTCATGGCCGCGCTCCCCGGCCTGTCCGCCGGCCCGGGCATCCTCACCGTCCCCGAGCCCAACAACCGGGTGGAACTGCGCTACACCGACGCCGCCCGCCGGGGCGAACGGCTGATGGGCGGCGTCGGCGCGTGGACGTGGGACGAACTGGAGCCGCGCATCGCCGGGCTCGACGCTCTGTACGTCAACTTTCTCTCCGGCTTCGAGATGGAGCTGGAGACCGCGGAGCGGCTGCGGGCGTCCTTCCAGGGGCCGCTGTACTGCGACCTCCACTCGCTCTTCCTGGGCTGCCCCGGCAAGGGCGAGCGGCAGCCGCGGAAGCTGCCGGAGTGGGAGCGCTGGGCCGCCTGCTTCGACACCATCCAGCTCAACGCCGACGAGCTTGGAGAAATCGGCGATCCTGGCGAGCCGGTTGAGTCGCGGATCGGCCGCATCCTGGGCGCCGGACCGGGGCTGGTGCTCGTTACCCTCGGCAACCAGGGCGCCTCAACGGCCTCGCGGCCGAATTTTCCCGCGGACCCGCTAGCCTGGCCCGCGCACCGGGGCTCTTCCTCCCTGGCTGATCCCGCCTCGATCGAGAACCACCCCGTCAGTCCCGCGGAGGGAGACCCCACGGGCTGTGGCGACGTGTGGGGCATCACCTGCTTCGCCTCCCTCCTCGCCGGCTGCACGGTCCCCGCGGCCGTGTCCCGCGCCCAGGCGGCCGCACTTCGCAAGCTCTCGCATCGCGGCGCCATCGGACTCTACGAACATCTGGCCACACTGGCCTGAAGCCCGCCCAATCAGTACGTGCGCAGCTGTTCGACGGTGACTCCAAAGGTCTGGGCGATCCGGTCGAGCGTCGCCCGATGCGGCGCCTTGACCTCGCCCCGCTCGATCCTGCCGATCTCCTTGACAGAAATCCCCGGAATGTCCGACTGCTTGAGGCCGCGCAGATTGCGCAGCCGGCGCACAGACCCTCCGACGCTGTCGTCCCGGCCGACTTCCGCGTTCTTCACGCGGCGCCGGTACGCGGGATCGAACTCGTAGAGGATGGCGTCTACCGCCGCCTCGTACTCGCCGAACCGCACGCCGATCCCGTGATCCACGGGCTCGAAATCCGAGAAGTCCGGCCGCGTGCTCGCGTGCGGGGAACCGAACCACGCGAACGGCACCATGACCGTGTCCAGGTTGCCGCGGTACAGCATGACCAGTTCGCTCGCGCCGTCCACGGCAGCCCCGATTACGCGGTCCGCTCGATCTTCACTGGTCAGTGCCTCCAGCAGGTCGTTCGTCGAAAGCATCTGAATCCCGTCTCCCGGCGCCAGCACGCGCGCAAACAGGTCCTGGTAGATGGTGCGCTGCCCCGCGCTCAGTGGGTGCAGTACGAGCACCTTGTGTAGCCTGGCTCGGGGCCTCCTCGCCCTGTGCTGCAAGGCGGCGCCCACGAACTGGGTGAGGTCGGCGGGGGTGTGCGCGATGCACAACAGATCCGCCGATGACGGGCCGCCCCACTGCTGGAGCTCGCTTCCAGTGCCCGCCCGCCGCGCCGGGAGGTCCGCGAGTGCCGCGGTGTTGCCCCATCCCGTTCCCAGCAGTACGAATTCCTCATTCATCGAGCACCTCCTTCGAAACCACGGGGTTGTGGGGATGCAGCATGTTCCACGCGTTCGACAGCAGCAGGATGTTCTCGCATGCGAACTCTACAAGGGCCCTGGGCACCTCGCGCGAATCCGGCTCCCGGTCCAGGAAGCGCTGGGACCGAAGTCCCCATCGCCAGTACGCGGTTCCGCGGATGATCGTGATGTGCGGCTCCTCGTTCCGCTCGCGATCGAAGATCTTGATCTTCCAACCTCGGCTTCTC is a window from the Longimicrobium sp. genome containing:
- a CDS encoding HD-GYP domain-containing protein gives rise to the protein MDTREPAVSLSEVLSALSHALDLTEGQPQGHTLRTCAIGMRLGEEAGLDAEARSALYYALLLKDAGCSSNAQRFASLFGTADQRGKYQMKLTDWHHRGRLALRTAATAGAGRPLWARVKHFARIAQEDDLTRDLIQIRCDRGANIALQLGFPSQTAEAIRSLDEHWCGKGYPEGKREHEIPLLARIANLAQCVEIFHARDGRRGALRVARQRRGTWFDPDLVDVLLGWGRDEAWWNELRQPHILERVVAEEPRDRRRGADEEMLNTVAGAFADIVDAKSPYTFRHSTNVAMYAVRMAEEMGLDDADVRRLHLGGLLHDIGKLGVSSRILEKPGRLDDDERKEIERHPLHTWAILSRVGAFQGFARMSALHHEKLDGSGYPWGVGADELEPAARILAVADIYEALTADRPYRAGMTPDAALAILRKDAGPRLWPDAVDALSRLA
- a CDS encoding helix-turn-helix domain-containing protein; translated protein: MNEEFVLLGTGWGNTAALADLPARRAGTGSELQQWGGPSSADLLCIAHTPADLTQFVGAALQHRARRPRARLHKVLVLHPLSAGQRTIYQDLFARVLAPGDGIQMLSTNDLLEALTSEDRADRVIGAAVDGASELVMLYRGNLDTVMVPFAWFGSPHASTRPDFSDFEPVDHGIGVRFGEYEAAVDAILYEFDPAYRRRVKNAEVGRDDSVGGSVRRLRNLRGLKQSDIPGISVKEIGRIERGEVKAPHRATLDRIAQTFGVTVEQLRTY
- a CDS encoding VOC family protein — its product is MRAEEILEASVYASDLDAAERFYTSVLGLEVMQRVEGRHVFFRCGARVLLVFNPERTREGGVIPGHGGEGPGHVCFAIREQEIDAWRERLQAAGVPIETEHRWPSGGFSLYFRDPVGNSLELGTPRIWTIDERDVFGAAKVG